The proteins below come from a single Mangifera indica cultivar Alphonso chromosome 16, CATAS_Mindica_2.1, whole genome shotgun sequence genomic window:
- the LOC123199315 gene encoding auxin-responsive protein IAA9-like isoform X2 — translation MSPPLLGVEEEGQSNVSVASSPSDCISQNVSGLKGSNYLGFSDCSSVDSSAASSLLDDSKNKLNFKATELRLGLPGSQSPDRAPKLSLISAEKFDEMLLFPLLPVKDGICATSQKNVVSGNKRGFSDTMDRFSEGKFPGNSGMNVKLSTRSSGTQQPVMKETAPNAVPERPCAANGTCHNQVATSNNSNNTPAAKAQVVGWPPIRSFRKNSLATTSKNNDEVDGKPCPGALFVKVSMDGAPYLRKVDLRTYSSYGELSSALEKMFSCFTIGQCGSHGAPGREKLSENKLKDLLHGSEYVLTYEDKDTDWMLVGDVPWDMFIDSCKKLKIMKSSDAIGLAPRAMGKSKNRD, via the exons ATGTCTCCACCACTGCTGGGCGTTGAGGAGGAAGGGCAGAGCAATGTGTCAGTAGCCTCTTCACCCTCTGACTGTATTTCCCAAAATGTTTCTGGGCTAAAAGGGAGCAACTATCTGGGCTTTTCAGACTGTTCTTCAGTTGACAGCTCTGCAGCCTCTAGCTTGCTGGATGACAGCAAGAACAAGCTGAATTTCAAGGCTACTGAGCTGAGACTTGGTCTCCCTGGATCCCAATCTCCTGATAGAGCTCCCAAGCTTTCTTTGATTAGTGCAGAGAAGTTTGATGAGATGCTGCTGTTCCCATTGCTTCCTGTTAAGGATGGAATCTGTGCAACATCACAGAAGAATGTTGTTTCAGGAAACAAAAGAGGATTCTCTGACACCATGGACAGATTCTCAGAG GGGAAGTTTCCTGGTAATTCAGGTATGAATGTGAAGCTTTCAACCAGATCATCAGGGACTCAGCAACCAGTAATGAAAGAGACAGCTCCAAATGCAGTGCCAGAACGACCTTGTGCAGCCAATGGAACCTGCCATAACCAAGTAGCTACTTCTAATAACAGCAACAATACACCTGCTGCCAA GGCGCAGGTTGTTGGTTGGCCTCCTATTAGATCATTTAGGAAGAATTCCTTGGCTACCACATCAAAGAACAATGATGAAGTTGATGGAAAGCCTTGTCCAGGTGCTCTTTTTGTCAAAGTCAGCATGGACGGGGCACCTTATTTGAGGAAGGTAGATTTGAGAACTTACTCCAGTTACGGGGAACTGTCTTCTGCTCTTGAGAAGATGTTCAGTTGCTTTACAATTG GTCAATGTGGATCCCATGGGGCTCCTGGGAGGGAAAAGCTGAGTGAGAACAAGTTGAAGGATCTGCTGCATGGATCAGAATATGTGCTTACATATGAAGACAAGGATACTGATTGGATGCTTGTTGGGGATGTGCCATGGGA
- the LOC123199315 gene encoding auxin-responsive protein IAA9-like isoform X1 has translation MSPPLLGVEEEGQSNVSVASSPSDCISQNVSGLKGSNYLGFSDCSSVDSSAASSLLDDSKNKLNFKATELRLGLPGSQSPDRAPKLSLISAEKFDEMLLFPLLPVKDGICATSQKNVVSGNKRGFSDTMDRFSEVKSSVYTEKNWMLQVAGPDSESPQSVAQGKFPGNSGMNVKLSTRSSGTQQPVMKETAPNAVPERPCAANGTCHNQVATSNNSNNTPAAKAQVVGWPPIRSFRKNSLATTSKNNDEVDGKPCPGALFVKVSMDGAPYLRKVDLRTYSSYGELSSALEKMFSCFTIGQCGSHGAPGREKLSENKLKDLLHGSEYVLTYEDKDTDWMLVGDVPWDMFIDSCKKLKIMKSSDAIGLAPRAMGKSKNRD, from the exons ATGTCTCCACCACTGCTGGGCGTTGAGGAGGAAGGGCAGAGCAATGTGTCAGTAGCCTCTTCACCCTCTGACTGTATTTCCCAAAATGTTTCTGGGCTAAAAGGGAGCAACTATCTGGGCTTTTCAGACTGTTCTTCAGTTGACAGCTCTGCAGCCTCTAGCTTGCTGGATGACAGCAAGAACAAGCTGAATTTCAAGGCTACTGAGCTGAGACTTGGTCTCCCTGGATCCCAATCTCCTGATAGAGCTCCCAAGCTTTCTTTGATTAGTGCAGAGAAGTTTGATGAGATGCTGCTGTTCCCATTGCTTCCTGTTAAGGATGGAATCTGTGCAACATCACAGAAGAATGTTGTTTCAGGAAACAAAAGAGGATTCTCTGACACCATGGACAGATTCTCAGAGGTGAAAAGTTCTGTTTACACTGAAAAAAACTGGATGCTTCAAGTGGCCGGGCCTGATTCTgaatcacctcaatctgttgcACAGGGGAAGTTTCCTGGTAATTCAGGTATGAATGTGAAGCTTTCAACCAGATCATCAGGGACTCAGCAACCAGTAATGAAAGAGACAGCTCCAAATGCAGTGCCAGAACGACCTTGTGCAGCCAATGGAACCTGCCATAACCAAGTAGCTACTTCTAATAACAGCAACAATACACCTGCTGCCAA GGCGCAGGTTGTTGGTTGGCCTCCTATTAGATCATTTAGGAAGAATTCCTTGGCTACCACATCAAAGAACAATGATGAAGTTGATGGAAAGCCTTGTCCAGGTGCTCTTTTTGTCAAAGTCAGCATGGACGGGGCACCTTATTTGAGGAAGGTAGATTTGAGAACTTACTCCAGTTACGGGGAACTGTCTTCTGCTCTTGAGAAGATGTTCAGTTGCTTTACAATTG GTCAATGTGGATCCCATGGGGCTCCTGGGAGGGAAAAGCTGAGTGAGAACAAGTTGAAGGATCTGCTGCATGGATCAGAATATGTGCTTACATATGAAGACAAGGATACTGATTGGATGCTTGTTGGGGATGTGCCATGGGA